A window of the Poecile atricapillus isolate bPoeAtr1 chromosome 17, bPoeAtr1.hap1, whole genome shotgun sequence genome harbors these coding sequences:
- the PIRT gene encoding phosphoinositide-interacting protein, producing MVQNQGEKWILLLLKWNLPFHANCSFETKPPPLDLQSRWQGRSGHGECHQPPAATTSQWKRGQQRHRKVSSSHPTIMEIPPKSPDGSEKSPQSKELITSDTGSTLCMSSRSESVWTSAPRSKWDIYHKPIIVVSVGAAIFLFGMVITSLSCFLTENKSVYKMTGPAFLSLGLMLLVCGLVWIPIIRKKQKQRQKSQFLQSLKSFFFNR from the exons ATGGTGCAGAACCAGGGTGAGAAGtggatcctgctgctgctgaaatggaACCTCCCCTTTCATGCCAACTGCTCCTTTGAGACAAAACCTCCTCCCTTGGACCTGCA GAGCCGCTGGCAGGGTCGCTCAGGGCACGGTGAGTGCCACCAGCCACCTGCAGCCACCACATCCCAGTGGAAGCGGGGACAGCAGAGGCACAGGAAG GTCTCTTCCTCCCATCCCACCATCATGGAAATCCCCCCCAAGAGTCCCGATGGGAGCGAGAAGTCCCCCCAGTCCAAGGAGCTGATCACCAGTGACACGGGCAGCACCCTGTGCATGAGCTCCCGCAGCGAGTCCGTGTGGACCAGCGCGCCCAGGAGCAAGTGGGACATTTACCACAAACCCATCATCGTGGTGTCCGTGGGAGCTGCCATCTTCCTCTTCGGGATGGTCATCACCAGCCTGTCCTGCTTCCTGACCGAGAACAAAAGTGTTTACAAAATGACCGGCCCGGCTTTCCTGTCCCTGGGACTGATGCTCCTGGTCTGTGGCCTGGTCTGGATCCCCATCATCCgcaagaagcagaagcagaggcagaagtCACAGTTCCTACAGAGCCTCAAGTCCTTCTTCTTCAACCGCTGA
- the TMEM238L gene encoding transmembrane protein 238-like: MGVRALLGRCAAIALLALLCDALGLLILLLGILAPLSSWDFFVYVGALLLAFSLLFWVLWYTFNIEVPLGELQCS, from the coding sequence ATGGGCGTGCGGGCCCTGCTGGGCCGCTGCGCCGCCATcgccctcctggccctgctctgcGACGCCCTggggctcctcatcctcctcctgggCATCTTGGCTCCCCTCAGCTCCTGGGACTTCTTCGTGTACGTGGGGGCCCTGCTGCTGGCCTTCAGCCTCCTCTTCTGGGTCTTATGGTACACCTTCAACATCGAGGTGCCCCTCGGGGAGCTCCAGTGCAGCTGA